Proteins from a single region of Dictyostelium discoideum AX4 chromosome 5 chromosome, whole genome shotgun sequence:
- a CDS encoding agglutinin domain-containing protein (Similar to LRR): protein MNNNIKYVFLIIVTLVFINNVYSESTKIGVLNKDDYDYIDKLVKDLFKENPFPILNVDKDKTYYDYCSKPLFKCNSETGHLSGMHLTYDADLCKIKSLKNEISKYDFTIMDSIELSLFPFGSPKILSKLNARTVKISRCHIDSLLIEPNPNTRDLFVDSNDNVKVVMKTMGMIENFTLTSSFVRNSSKTITFEVNEDEDEFNFKNWDVYSTNVPLFKYFHFDTLKLTILSNEGLDKTNKFEDYTEITNFYLYKYKYFDFDPIPFPSEIFIDNQETMFFGTTFRISPPNDYLDISKASSLLGLSFSNAEGFFYNDNNTLQFPFSKFPEELDQFFYKNNNQSTPLPDIQKLFENTKIRYLVLPNNKFSGKISPINIPSLINLDLSNNELVGKLGDWICGIDSLNVQHNILQGNVPICKICYGSGLSLIENNNYFDSRECNETILESLDITTKEYNISKTNEDKDEVYSMIYEYIVKGEGLAYGEHKFTTNLNDYNYTLGGWIQVGNTYKLNTTKMVESIDFFFNTSSPFSATFATKPDSKPRINSIIKTTDEVKDPKTDKYTIEGIFFSSLISDVSVSLLEEGDDEYLSHPCKVSESTFYSITASCPNELLLNLIQVKVGQLDTGRVEFNSSSSYSKMCKSECSDKVKANGGGCNYDVGLCKCHKSNCRSVTVEVTGQCLNDDNGDAYCSCNERWEGTLCEIGTCFGYDGCNSPKGECDKATSMCHCLDKNFNNDYCNGTRTIPDGKNNNNNNNNNGGDGENGPSYAVGVIFLFVVIIGVAIFIYKRYIDGSSKSTTSNGVKFKVLSSKQEDDEEDNLSTTRKGYEE from the exons atgaataataatattaaatatgtatttttaataattgtaacattggtatttattaataatgtcTATTCAGAATCAACAAAAATTggagttttaaataaagatgatt ATGATTATATAGATAAATTAGTTAAAGATTTATTCAAGGAAAACCcttttccaattttaaatgtagataaagataaaaccTATTATGACTACTGTTCaaaaccattatttaaatgtaatAGTGAAACTGGTCATTTATCAGGAAT GCATTTAACATATGACGCAGATTTGTGCAAGATCAAATcattgaaaaatgaaatctcAAAATACGATTTTACTATCATGGATAGTATTGAACTTTCATTATTTCCATTTGGTTCTCCAAAAATTTTAAGCAAACTCAATGCTCGTACAGT gaAAATATCACGATGTCATATTGATTCGCTTTTAATTGAACCAAACCCAAATACAAGAGATTT ATTTGTTGACTCAAATGACAATGTTAAAGTAGTGATGAAAACTATGGGAATGATTGAAAATTT caCTCTCACAAGTTCATTTGTAAGAAATTCATCAAAAACCATTACATTTGAAGTAAATGAAGACGaagatgaatttaattttaaaaattg GGACGTTTATTCAACAAATGTTCctcttttcaaatattttcattttgatacATT AAAACttacaattttatcaaatgaagGTCTTGACAAaactaataaatttgaagacTATACTGAGATTACAAATTT ttatttgtataaatataaatattttgattttgatccTATTCCATTCCCAAGTGAAATTTTTATAGATAATCAAGAAACCATGTTTTTTGGTACAACATTTAGAATTTCACCTCCAAATGATTATTTGGATATTTCAAAAGCATCTTCCTTACTTGGATT gtCATTCTCAAATGCAGagggttttttttataacgaTAACAACACACTCCAATTcccattttcaaaattccCTGAAGAACTTGATCAATT tttttataaaaataacaaccaAAGTACTCCACTTCCAGATATTCAAAAACTCTTTGAAAATACTAAAATTCGTTATTT agttttaccaaataataaatttagtgGTAAGATTAGTCCAATTAACATTCCaagtttaataaattt agatttatcaaataatgaacTTGTAGGTAAATTAGGAGATTGGATTTGTGGTATTGATAGTTTAAATGTTCAACATAATATTCTTCAAGGTAATGTTccaatttgtaaaatatGTTATGGTAGTGGTCTTTCATTGATtgagaataataattatttcgaTAGTAGAGAATGCAACGAAACAATTCTAGAAAGTTTAGACATAACTACTAAGGaatataatatttcaaaaacaaatgaaGATAAGGATGAAGTTTATTCTATGATCTATGAATATATAGTTAAAGGTGAAGGATTGGCTTATGGTGAACATAAATTTACAACAAACCTTaatgattataattatacTTTAGGAGGTTGGATTCAAGTTGGGAATACCTATAAACTTAATACCACTAAAATGGTTGAATctattgatttctttttcaacaCATCGTCCCCTTTTTCTGCTACATTTGCAACTAAACCAGATTCAAAACCAAGAATTAACtcaattataaaaacaacTGATGAAGTCAAGGATCCAAAAACCGATAAATACACAATTGAAGGTATATTTTTCTCTTCATTAATATCTGATGTTTCAGTTTCATTGCTTGAAGAGGGTGATGACGAATACCTTTCTCATCCATGTAAAGTATCAGAGTCAACATTCTATTCAATCACTGCATCATGTCCAAATGaattacttttaaatttaattcaagttAAAGTGGGTCAACTTGATACTGGTCGTGTTGAATTCAATTCATCTTCGTCCTATAGTAAAATGTGTAAATCGGAATGTAGTGATAAAGTAAAAGCAAATGGTGGAGGTTGCAATTATGATGTTGGTCTTTGTAAATGTCATAAAAGTAATTGTAGATCGGTTACTGTCGAGGTCACTGGTCAATGTCtcaatgatgataatggtgatgcCTATTGTAGTTGTAACGAAAGATGGGAGGGTACCCTTTGCGAGATCGGAACTTGTTTTGGTTATGATGGTTGTAATTCTCCAAAAGGTGAATGTGATAAAGCAACATCAATGTGTCATTGTTtagataaaaattttaataatgattattgTAATGGTACTAGAACTATTCCAGAtggtaaaaataacaataataataataacaacaacggTGGTGATGGAGAAAATGGTCCATCATATGCCGTTGGAGTTATCTTCCTTTTCGTCGTTATCATTGGTGTTGCTATCTTTATCTATAAAAGATATATTGATGGTTCCTCAAAATCAACCACTTCAAATGGTGTcaaatttaaagttttaagtTCAAAacaagaagatgatgaagaagataatttatcaacaacaagaaaaGGTTATGAAgaatag
- the CSN2 gene encoding COP9 signalosome complex subunit 2 (Similar to PINT), whose protein sequence is MSDDEDMMYDDDEYFDDDEDQDQNDSESEGVEIENQYYNSKGLIDESIPDAIKSYEKVVDLENGEKGEWGFKALKKITKLYFRIGDFDNMLESFKKFLPYTKSSASSNYIEKGINSVLDMVSSSNTIELDMIQKVFDLTLKSLLDTKNERVWFRTNLKLAKLLFEKAEYGRLAKILRDLHKSCELEDGTDDQKKGSQLVDIYALEIQMYTETKNNKKLKDLYKKALEIKSAIPHPRIMGIIRECGGKMHMAEKEWEKAHTDFFEAFKNYDEAGNSRRIQCLKYLVLACMLMLSTINPFDSTEAKPYKNDPDILAMTNLVMAYEKNDIYAFEKILKDNRKTIMDDPFIRMYIEDLLRNIRTQVLLKLLKPYTRIRISFISKELNIPSSDVESLLVSLILDNKIRGSIDQVNQQLELDTAKSSAYWKYTSIHKWANQIGQLNGGINNKLVS, encoded by the exons atgtccGACGATGAAGATATGAtgtatgatgatgatgaatattttgatgatgatgaagatcaAGATCAAAATGATAGTGAATCAGAGGGTgtagaaattgaaaatcaatattaCAACTCAAAAGGtttaattgatgaatcaATTCCAGATGCAATTAAAAGTTATGAAAAAGTTGTTGATTTAGAAAATGGTGAAAAGGGTGAAtg gGGTTTCAAAGCATTGAAAAAGATaacaaaattatatttcCGTATTGGAGATTTCGATAATATGTTggaaagttttaaaaaattcctTCCATACACTAAATCATCGGCAAGTAGTAATTATATTGAAAAGGGTATCAATTCAGTTTTAGATATGGTTTCTTCAAGTAATACAATTGAATTAGATATGATTCAAAAAGTTTTCGATTTaactttaaaatcattattggATACTAAAAATGAG agagTTTGGTTTAGAACAAATCTTAAATTagcaaaattattatttgaaaaagcaGAATATGGTCGTTTAGCAAAGATTTTAAGAGATTTACATAAATCATGTGAATTAGAGGATGGTACTGATGATCAAAAGAAAGGTAGTCAATTGGTTGATATTTATGCTTTAGAGATTCAAATGTATACAGAAACCAAAAACaataagaaattaaaagatttgtATAAAAAAGCACTTGAAATCAAGAGTGCCATTCCTCATCCACGTATTATGGGTATCATTAGAGAATGTGGTGGTAAAATGCACATGGCTGAAAAAGAATGGGAAAAAGCACATACAGACTTTTTTGAAGCTTTCAAAAATTATGATGAAGCTGGTAACTCTAGAAGAATTCAATGTCTTAAATATTTAGTTTTAGCATGTATGTTAATGCTTTCAACTATTAATCCATTTGATTCAACTGAAGCAAAACC atataaaaatgaTCCAGATATTTTAGCAATGACAAATTTAGTTATGGCTTATGAAAAGAATGATATTTATGCATTTGAAAAGATCTTAAAAGATAATCGTAAAACTATTATGGATGATCCATTCATTAGAATGTACATTGAAGATTTATTAAGAAACATTAGAACTCAAGTCCTTTTGAAACTTTTGAAACCATACACTAGAATTAGAATTTCATTCATCTCTAAAGAATTGAATATTCCATCCAGTGATGTAGAGTCTCTTTTAGTTTCTTTGATCCTTGATAATAAGATTAGAGGTTCAATTGATCAAGTAAATCAACAGTTAGAACTTGATACTGCTAAATCTTCTGCTTATTGGAAATATACTTCAATTCATAAATGGGCAAATCAAATCGGTCAACTTAATGGtggtataaataataaattagtttcttaa
- the gghB gene encoding gamma-glutamyl hydrolase produces the protein MIKLFSLFIYLYLISNLKLINTINNTPVIGILTQPFPSSINIKYGDNYLMASYVKYVESAGARVVPIFYNQDDESLTTIFKQINGILLPGGDVDFKTEIQYVKTLTLIWDYVLDVNINGDYFPLWGTCLGLEEIVSLQAESFDVLTDFNAENYSIPLNFSNIALESKIMKNCPTNIINSLANDPITMNNHHFGISPNTFDNNSLLNQFFNVLATNNDKSGNEFISLIESKDYPIYAIIWHPEKSPYSWYSKDATDHSFNAILACQYMSNFFVNETRKSNHKFNDEEVLFKSLIYNYNPTYTFKETHVEQIYIFNTSTNNTKNDFNINQIFSKKLFIIIFILIILFFK, from the coding sequence atgataaaattattttcattgtttatttatttatatttaatttcaaatttaaaattaattaatacaattaataatactcCAGTAATTGGAATTTTAACTCAACCATTTCCAagttcaattaatattaaatatggtgataattatttgatgGCATCATATGTTAAATATGTTGAATCTGCTGGTGCAAGAGTGGTACCTATTTTTTATAACCAAGATGATGAATCTTTgacaacaatttttaaacaaataaatggAATACTATTACCAGGTGGTgatgttgattttaaaacAGAAATTCAATATGTTAAAACTCTAACTTTAATTTGGGACTATGTATTAGATGTAAATATAAATGGTGATTATTTTCCTTTGTGGGGAACATGTTTAGGTTTGGAAGAAATTGTTTCTTTACAGGCTGAATCATTTGATGTTTTAACTGATTTTAATGCAGAAAATTATTCAATCCccttaaatttttcaaatattgcaTTAGAAAgtaaaattatgaaaaactgcccaacaaatattattaattctttagcAAATGATCCAATTACAATGAATAATCATCATTTTGGAATTTCGCCAAATACATTTGATAacaattcattattaaatcaattttttaatgttttggCAACAAATAACGATAAAAGTGGAAATGAATTCATATCATTGATTGAATCAAAAGATTACCCAATTTATGCAATTATTTGGCACCCTGAAAAATCACCATATAGTTGGTATTCAAAAGATGCAACTGATCATTCATTTAATGCCATTTTAGCGTGCCAATATATGTCAAACTTTTTTGTAAATGAAACAAGAAAATCTAAtcataaatttaatgatgaagaagttttatttaaatcactAATTTATAACTATAATCCAACTTACACATTTAAAGAAACTCATGTTGAGCAAATTTATATCTTTAACACTTCAactaataatacaaaaaatgactttaatattaatcaaatattctcaaaaaaattatttattattatttttattttaattattttattttttaaataa
- the agnE gene encoding argonaut-like protein → MSNKNNRNSNDNEQDEDEEYDYCEFPNVDFDSSSEGSNISSFTPWVPKNRINFKNLIVDNPNINEETSINPVNTNNNQKSPQKGKVLGLGNNSNNNNNNNNNNNNNNNNNNNNNNNNSNNNNNNNNYNSNNNSNNNFNNNNYNNNFNNFNNNNKNTKFHKKNNFGNQYNSNYKNPIYDSPNQFSDGRGISPRGRAKQSSNFSDPRSVNYNSNSPTNNRTNLNSPQRSPSQPILSTTIKPSQYVYTPINAKLSPYITPKPTPTSTSTPTSTPTSTPTTPTIPNTTTTTTTTTTTTTTTATKTATTSPSSLSSMKTGNTTKPINNNKETSKSNENNLLSLKKALLPPIKNTSEIGIIDITKENQDRNEDIIIEKRDPPKLKDELYFNLPKPTNATLEGIPAEKLPILTNYFKLSFDPNIKSIYKYKIKSLPRVNPKHSQRVEIIQTLVNNYPDIFKNEAFKYDGDFITMYSQSSFSNFSTNIKGYEISISFEREVLINNEHKDESNKRDMESITFLNILTKSFFASLGFVKLGRHFYSKIMNPISEYGVDICNGYISSVHTVESGVAMLLDITSKAIRSKSVLERMKELNMDRNKCENELQGKIIFTKYNNRHYRVNRIAWEKTIDDQLNIKIGVPPSPTTTNVQNSGVKNDSPNTTPNTTPNTTPKSSSIFTTPMTFAQYYELNYSLNPPIKDKEQPLLEVIITRNFRKETIFLVPELCIQTGIPQLLNIQDELNLSNEIDNRTIINPKDRFEILNQFKSDLRLHKQIQSQLLKWGVSIGEPIKIESSQYKAQVISNSNINYLSNVVWSLIGTKNDIESNQRNIDQLTRDYCHLPLPNSVIKVPDKSSSNEYLNYFSQELDRNSGIELFIIILPENDHSFIYKSIKNLSLLRNRAVITQCIKSSKIKDRLNLISKPIASQIIAKMGKFPWSIDPTIFSNIPENTMVIGIDVTHNPEISYSVAAFVASTNNCHTQFYHKINIQPFLKEILDSDFIFTAMKDSMNAYRLSHPNNKYPELVIVYRDGVADGMLKKVKEQEVDFIKKAITSINEKILLMYVIVKKNTNTRFLNLKDSTNPPNGTMVSTGITNPFWYDFYLVCQNTSKKSKSSVRPTNYHIIHNDANIPVDSFQFFTFQMSNLFFNINNSVRTPAPCNYAHNLAYFIGKYFQTPQKLNDTVSNKPIVENIPEIPSDENLFNKLYFL, encoded by the exons atgtcaaataaaaataatagaaattcaAACGACAATGAacaagatgaagatgaagaatatGATTACTGTGAATTTCCAAATGTTGACTTTGACTCATCCTCTGAAGGTTCAAATATATCATCATTCACTCCCTGGGTTccaaaaaatagaataaacttcaagaatttaattgttgataatcCAAATATAAACGAAGAAACCTCTATTAATCCagttaatacaaataataaccaaaaatCACCACAAAAAGGAAAAGTATTGGGCCTTggaaataattcaaataataataataataataataataataataataataataataataataataataataataataataataattcaaataataataataataacaataattataactcaaataataattcaaataataactttaataataataattataataataattttaataattttaataataataacaaaaatactaaatttcataaaaaaaataattttggtaatcagtataatagtaattataaaaatccaATTTATGATAGTCCCAATCAATTTTCCGATGGAAGAGGTATTTCTCCAAGAGGTAGAGCCAAACAATCAAGTAATTTTAGTGATCCAAGATCTGTGaattataattcaaatagtCCAACTAATAATAGGACAAACTTAAATTCACCACAAAGGTCACCTTCTCAACCGATACTATCTACAACAATTAAACCTTCACAATATGTGTACACTCCAATAAATGCAAAATTATCACCATATATAACACCaaaaccaacaccaacatcaacatcaacaccaacatcaacaccaacatcaacaccaacaacaccaacaataccaaatactactaccacaacaacaacaacaacaacaacaacaacaacaacggcAACaaaaacagcaacaacatcaccatcatcattatcatcaatgaAAACAGGGAACACAACaaaaccaataaataataataaagaaacaTCAAAATCTAacgaaaataatttattatctttaaaaaaagcattattaccaccaattaaaaatacatcTGAAATTGGAATAATCGATATtacaaaagaaaatcaagataGAAATgaagatattattattgaaaaaagagatccaccaaaattaaaagatgagTTATATTTTAATCTTCCAAAACCAACCAATGCAACATTGGAGGGCATTCCAGCTGaaaaattaccaattttaaccaattatttcaaattatcGTTTGACCCAAATATAAaatctatttataaatacaaaataaaatcatta CCAAGAGTAAATCCAAAACATTCACAAAGAGTTGAAATCATTCAAACATTAGTTAATAATTATccagatatttttaaaaatgaagcATTTAAATATGATGGTGATTTTATTACAATGTATTCTCAAagttcattttcaaatttttcaacaaatattaaaggttatgaaatttcaatatcatttgaaagagaagtattaattaataatgaacataaagatgaatcaaataaaagaGATATGGAATctataacttttttaaatattttaacaaAATCG ttttttgcTTCATTAGGATTTGTAAAATTGGGTAGAcatttttattcaaaaataatgaatccaATATCAGAGTATGGTGTTGATATTTGTAATGGTTATATATCAAGTGTTCATACAGTTGAAAGCGGTGTTGCAATGCTATTGGATATTACATCAAAAGCTATTAGATCAAAAAGTGTTTTAGAAAGAatgaaagaattaaatatgGATCGTAATAAATGTGAAAATGAACTTCAAggtaaaataatatttacaaaatataataatagacATTATAGAGTAAATAGAATTGCTTGggaaaaaacaattgatgatcaattaaatataaaaattggtGTTCCACcttcaccaacaacaactaatGTTCAAAATTCGGGAGTAAAAAATGATTCACCAAATACTACACCAAATACTACACCAAATACTAcaccaaaatcatcatcaatatttaCAACACCAATGACATTTGCACAATATtatgaattaaattatagtTTAAATCCACCAATTAAAGATAAGGAACAACCATTATTAGAGGTTATAATAACtagaaattttagaaaagaaACCATTTTTTTAGTACCAGAATTATGTATTCAAACTGGAATCCCTCAATTATTAAACATACAAGATGAATTGAACTTAagtaatgaaattgataatcgTACAATAATAAATCCAAAAGAtagatttgaaattttaaatcaatttaaatcgGATCTACGTTTAcataaacaaattcaaagTCAATTATTAAAGTGGGGCGTTTCAATTGgtgaaccaattaaaattgaatcttCACAATACAAAGCTCaagtaatttcaaattcaaatataaattaccTATCAAATGTTGTTTGGTCTTTAATTGGTActaaaaatgatattgaaagCAATCAAAGAAATATCGATCAATTGACTAGAGATTATTGTCATTTACCATTACCAAATTCTGTTATAAAAGTACCAGATAAATCAAGttcaaatgaatatttaaattatttttcacaAGAATTGGATAGAAATAGtggtattgaattatttattattattttaccaGAGAATGAtcattcttttatttataaatcaataaagaatttatcaCTACTAAGAAATAGAGCTGTAATAACTCAATGTATTAAAagttcaaaaattaaagatcgtttaaatttaatttcaaaaccaaTTGCAAGTCAAATCATTGCAAAAATGGGTAAATTCCCATGGTCGATTGATCCcacaatattttcaaatataccAGAGAATACCATGGTCATTGGTATCGATGTAACTCATAATCCAGAGATCTCCTATTCAGTGGCTGCATTTGTTGCTTCAACTAATAATTGTCATACTCAATTTTatcataaaattaatattcaaccatttttaaaagagaTTTTAGATAGTGATTTCATTTTCACCGCAATGAAAGATTCAATGAATGCCTATCGTTTATCtcatccaaataataaatatccaGAGCTGGTCATTGTTTATAGAGATGGTGTTGCTGATGGTATgttaaaaaaagtgaaagaGCAAGAAGttgatttcattaaaaaagcAATTACTTCAATCAatgaaaagattttattaatgTATGTTATTGTTAAAAAGAATACAAACAcaagatttttaaatttaaaagatagtACCAATCCACCCAATGGTACAATGGTTAGCACTGGTATTACCAATCCATTTTGGtatgatttttatttggtttgtCAAAATACAagtaaaaaatcaaaatcttcAGTTAGACCAACAAACTATCATATCATTCATAATGATGCCAATATACCAGTGGActcttttcaattttttacttttcaaATGTCaaatttattctttaatataaataatagtgtTAGAACACCTGCTCCTTGTAATTATGCTCATAATTTAGCTTATTTTATtggtaaatattttcaaactcctcaaaaattaaatgatacaGTTTCAAATAAACCAATAGTTGAAAATATCCCAGAAATACCATctgatgaaaatttatttaataaattatattttttataa